The following are encoded together in the Gadus chalcogrammus isolate NIFS_2021 chromosome 2, NIFS_Gcha_1.0, whole genome shotgun sequence genome:
- the sgf29 gene encoding SAGA-associated factor 29, which produces MSADTKIAELLTELHQLIKQTQEERSRSEHNLLNIQKTHERMQTENKTSPYYRTKLRGLYTTAKADAEAECSILRHALDKIADIKSLLEERRLAAKMAGVYSDTDPPRKTMRRGVLMTLLQQSAMTLPLWIGKPGDSPPPLCGATPASSDYVAKQGDKVAARVKAVDGDEQWILAEVVSYSHSTNKYEVDDIDEEGKERHTLSRRRIIPLPQWKANPETDSEALFSKDQLVLALYPQTTCFYRALIHSPPHRPQDDYSVLFEDTSYADGYSPPLNVAQRYVVACKENKKK; this is translated from the exons ATGTCCGCCGACACCAAAATAGCCGAACTGCTGACGGAGCTCCATCAACTCATTAAACAGACACAG GAGGAACGCTCGCGCAGTGAACACAACCTGCTCAACATACAGAAAACACATGAAAGGATGCAGACGGAAAACAAAA CTTCCCCATACTATCGCACAAAGCTCAGAGGGCTCTACACCACGGCCAAGGCCGACGCAGAGGCAGAGTGCAG TATCCTACGTCACGCACTGGACAAAATAGCAGATATCAAATCCTtgttggaggagaggagattag CTGCCAAGATGGCGGGTGTGTACAGTGACACCGACCCCCCCAGGAAGACCATGAGGAGGGGGGTGCTGATGACCCTACTCCAACAGTCGGCCATGACACTCCCTTTGTGGATCGGCAAGCCTGGAGACAG cccccccccactgtgcGGTGCGACCCCAGCCAGCAGCGACTACGTGGCCAAGCAAGGCGACAAGGTGGCGGCTCGCGTGAAGGCTGTGGACGGAGACGAACAGTGGATCCTGGCTGAGGTGGTCAGCTACAGTCACTCCACCAACAA GTATGAAGTGGATGACATCGACGAGGAGGGAAAAGA gagaCACACtctgagcaggaggaggatcATCCCGCTCCCCCAGTGGAAGGCCAACCCGGAGACGGACTCCGAGGCTCTGTTCAGTAAGGACCAGCTGGTCCTGGCCCTCTACCCACAGACCACCTGCTTCTACCGGGCCCTGATACACAGCCCCCCACACAGG ccCCAGGACGACTACTCTGTGCTGTTTGAGGACACCTCATATGCAGACGGCTACTCCCCGCCGCTCAACGTAGCGCAGCGCTACGTGGTCGCGTGCAAAGAGAACAAGAAGAagtag
- the nupr1b gene encoding nuclear protein 1b → MSFVDVKNLEPSKFEEKYYDEYEYYNLTDKYTGSAARKGRTKKESSDNTNRPNPGGHERKIVEKLQNSEKKAKQ, encoded by the exons ATGAGTTTCGTCGACGTGAAAAACCTTGAGCCATCTAAATTTGAAGAGAAGTATTACgatgaatatgaatattataACCTGACGGACAAATACACAG GAAGCGCCGCCCGCAAGGGAAGGACCAAGAAGGAGTCGAGCGACAACACCAACAGGCCCAACCCCGGTGGACACGAACGGAAAATAGTGGAAAAGCTGCAGAACAGCGAGAAGAAAGCCAAACAGTGA